A single region of the Sorghum bicolor cultivar BTx623 chromosome 9, Sorghum_bicolor_NCBIv3, whole genome shotgun sequence genome encodes:
- the LOC8064734 gene encoding predicted GPI-anchored protein 58, which translates to MAAAGAALRLRLLYRMLRVGELLALVAFLSWSSSRVPSAAAAALRLAGSLLLNARFVFVLGNAIVLLLLALSRHDLSASSSSSGQQTSTAAATSTSAAPPPQDAAPAAASDSFPSSFAGTPITPPPPATSLEAFSALPAAPATEPAAAALNTGTAFDDRPLQAASAAVARVSKQARAPRRSRSEKMGPRVLQLRRAASPPPTPELRRSESENGRRRSSVSARDARACGWGADDADEFRRTVEAFIDKHKRFHRQESMTMAVVAGSGSSGHCEAAPAFTGALAVVE; encoded by the coding sequence ATGGCAGCCGCCGGAGCAGCGCTGCGGCTGCGCCTGCTGTACCGGATGCTGCGCGTGGGGGAGCTCCTCGCGCTGGTGGCGTTCCTCTCCTGGTCGTCGTCCCGCGtcccgtccgccgccgccgccgcgctgcgGCTCGCGGGGTCGCTCCTCCTCAACGCCCGCTTCGTCTTCGTCCTCGGGAACGCCAtcgtgctcctcctcctcgcgctGTCGCGGCACGACctctccgcctcctcctcctccagcggCCAGCAGAcgagcacggcggcggcgacgagcaCGTCCGCTGCCCCGCCACCGCAGGATGCCGCGCCGGCCGCTGCAAGCGACAGCTTCCCTTCCTCGTTCGCCGGTACTCCGATAACTCCACCGCCTCCCGCCACCTCGCTGGAAGCCTTCAGCGCGCTGCCGGCGGCTCCAGCGACGGAGCCAGCGGCAGCCGCTTTGAACACGGGCACGGCGTTCGACGACAGGCCACTGcaggcggcgtcggcggcggtggcgcgggTGAGCAAGCAGGCGCGCGCGCCGAGGCGGAGCAGGTCGGAGAAGATGGGCCCGCGGGTGCTACAGCTGAGGCGCGCGGCGTCCCCGCCGCCGACCCCCGAGCTGCGGCGGTCCGAGTCGGAGAACGGGCGGCGGCGGTCGTCCGTGTCGGCGCGCGACGCTCGGGCGTGCGGATGGGGCGCGGACGACGCCGACGAGTTCCGGCGCACCGTGGAGGCGTTCATCGACAAGCACAAGCGATTCCACCGCCAGGAGTCCATGACGATGGCCGTCGtcgccggctccggctccagcgGGCACTGCGAGGCGGCCCCGGCCTTCACCGGcgccctcgccgtcgtcgaatAA
- the LOC8064735 gene encoding uncharacterized protein LOC8064735 → MRGGGRGGGGRQPSYAAPDGSDAAAIPAASRKMVQSLKGILADRSEGEIYATLCDCGMDPDIAVERLISQDTFHEVRRKRDKKKETKVNQDTRPRPFQKSIYRGYKAGSDRSGRDSGGFKGPVKKEPELHAPLNSSALDVKTSDTTETFSATGNVAQADAKNTTSQPPSQVQHGWGGIPGRPSMAEIVKMGRPQAKVGSRSIASSTAMPAIGDSAISNIPNLAPNEYNRTVFASEVGHGAADILPNGAVEVHSVPKDASSLDMLPSAEGTDVEAPSMSANAQGSSTPDANEDDIEKDANLEEGNTESLTTQGQVSASGKDTQSEYTEVVSHLDEGSIEKTDDFQLNGLSFEHNQSLNGDMSTTTTQFDHLTLHEGPKLTDDNPAVIIPDHLQVSNADCAHLTFGSFVSGTLDASLATKPLDSHGDVATVPDDDSIDQSDGRIHDDESKVTLAPPANEYTTPANEYVTSAANSNVENLDITSAQQSERANFLDVTSNTEYNLSSTPDYATSGPALQDSASQSYLQENRQFQNISPLSSFMQIQNGLLPPAIPPLREFDPAFSLLLTNPPMMPGAMSSSMSNATVSTQPQENANPVGLPNPQLTQSQPSTSIASGPPLPQHLLHPYAQATLPLGYASMIGYPSLPPSYAYLPPAAFQQPYMNSGLFHQAAAAVPNSSVKYPLPQYKSNIALASLPQPGSLLSSYVGGFGTANNMPGNFPLNQSTTSATTTLGFDGTVPSHFKDGNQFISLQQNENPAMWMHGAGSRGMPPLAASTMYGYQGQSHQAGLRQGQLPSQFGSALGQSQPGLGPEHRNPSDSNLSGAAQANQMWPNSY, encoded by the exons ATGAGGGGCGGcggccgtggcggcggcgggaggcAGCCCTCCTACGCGGCGCCGGACGGGTCGGATGCGGCGGCGATTCCGGCCGCCTCCAGGAAGATGGTGCAGAGCCTCAAAGGGATCCTGGCCGACCGCTCGGAGGGCGAGATCTACGCCACGCTCTGCGACTGCGGCATGGACCCCGACATAGCCGTCGAGAGGCTCATCTCCCAGG ATACTTTTCATGAAGTGAGAAGAAAGCGGGATAAGAAAAAGGAG ACTAAAGTTAATCAGGATACAAGGCCTCGACCATTCCAGAAATCTATATATCGAGGATATAAGGCTGGTTCAGATCGAAGTGGACGAG ACTCAGGCGGTTTCAAAGGCCCTGTCAAGAAGGAGCCAGAGTTACATGCTCCACTAAACTCATCAGCCTTGGATGTCAAGACAAGTGACACTACAGAAACATTTTCTGCTACTGG CAATGTTGCCCAGGCTGATGCTAAGAACACTACTTCTCAGCCTCCATCTCAAGTGCAGCATGGTTGGGGTGGTATTCCAGGTCGCCCTTCCATGGCTGAAATAGTGAAGATGGGCAGGCCTCAAGCTAAGGTTGGGAGCAGATCTATTGCAAGTAGCACTGCCATGCCAGCCATTGGTGATTCAGCCATTTCAAATATACCAAATCTTGCGCCCAATGAATACAACAGAACTGTTTTTGCATCAGAAGTAGGCCATGGCGCAGCAGATATATTGCCAAATGGTGCTGTTGAGGTGCACTCTGTACCTAAAGATGCTTCCTCACTTGATATGTTACCTTCAGCAGAGGGAACAGATGTTGAAGCCCCTTCCATGAGTGCTAACGCACAAGGTTCATCAACGCCAGATGCCAATGAAGATGACATTGAAAAAGACGCAAATTTGGAAGAGGGCAATACAGAAAGCTTGACAACTCAGGGACAAGTTTCTGCTTCTGGTAAAGATACACAATCAGAATATACTGAAGTTGTCAGTCATCTGGATGAAGGCTCGATAGAGAAAACAGATGACTTTCAGCTCAATGGCCTTTCATTTGAGCACAACCAAA GTCTGAATGGAGATATGTCTACAACGACAACACAATTTGACCATTTGACTCTGCATGAGGGACCAAAATTAACCGATGATAATCCGGCTGTAATAATCCCTGATCATCTTCAGGTTTCAAACGCTGATTGTGCACACTTGACATTTGGTAGTTTTGTGTCCGGAACACTTGATGCATCCTTGGCAACAAAACCTCTTGATAGTCATGGGGATGTTGCGACAGTTCCTGATGATGATTCAATTGACCAATCAGATGGCAG AATCCACGATGACGAAAGCAAGGTGACATTAGCTCCTCCTGCTAATGAATACACTACTCCTGCTAATGAATATGTTACTTCTGCGGCAAACAGCAATGTGGAGAATCTTGATATCACATCAGCACAGCAATCTGAAAGAGCCAATTTCCTGGATGTCACGAGCAATACTGAATACAACCTATCATCAACCCCAGATTATGCAACTTCGGGTCCAGCACTGCAAGATTCTGCTTCACAGAGTTATCTACAGGAAAACCGACAATTCCAGAACATTTCTCCTCTCTCAAGCTTCATG CAAATACAAAATGGTCTCCTGCCACCAGCAATCCCACCATTGCGTGAATTTGATCCAGCATTCTCACTATTGCTCACGAATCCTCCTATGATGCCTGGTGCAATGTCATCATCCATGAGCAATGCAACTGTTTCTACGCAGCCCCAAGAA AATGCCAATCCAGTTGGTTTACCCAACCCTCAATTGACTCAATCTCAGCCAAGCACCAGCATTGCTTCAGGGCCTCCGCTCCCTCAGCATCTTCTTCATCCCTATGCTCAAGCAACCCTTCCTCTTGGATACGCAAGCATGATTGGCTATCCATCTCTTCCACCAAGCTATGCATATCTCCCACCTGCTGCTTTTCAGCAACCATACATGAACAGTGGCTTGTTCCACCAAGCAGCAGCCGCAGTTCCCAACTCGAGTGTGAAATACCCTCTACCACAGTACAAAAGCAACATTGCCCTTGCTAGCCTACCACAGCCAGGCTCTTTGCTCTCAAGCTATGTTGGAGGCTTTGGAACTGCAAACAACATGCCTGGAAATTTCCCtctgaaccaaagcacaacatcAGCAACCACAACTCTTGGGTTTGATGGGACGGTCCCTTCACATTTCAAAGATGGAAATCAGTTTATTTCTCTTCAGCAG AATGAGAACCCTGCAATGTGGATGCATGGAGCTGGTTCGCGAGGGATGCCCCCACTTGCAGCCAGTACCATGTATGGCTATCAAGGGCAGAGTCATCAGGCCGGCCTTCGGCAGGGCCAGCTACCTTCACAATTTGGCTCTGCGCTTGGGCAGTCACAGCCAGGCCTGGGCCCTGAACACAGAAACCCTAGCGATAGTAACCTAAGTGGTGCTGCTCAGGCTAACCAAATGTGGCCGAATAGCTACTGA